The following proteins come from a genomic window of Girardinichthys multiradiatus isolate DD_20200921_A chromosome 8, DD_fGirMul_XY1, whole genome shotgun sequence:
- the LOC124872297 gene encoding sodium/glucose cotransporter 1-like: MVWDYFGFSRTSNNTEDESPTAALNNPADISVIVIYFLIVLVVGVWAMVRTNRSTVGGFFLAGRSMVWWLIGASLFASNIGSGHFVGIAGTGAAAGIAVSGFEWNAIIVVVILGWLFVPIYIKAGVVTMPEYLKKRFGGQRIRIYLSVLSLFLYIFTKISADMFSGAIFIQQALGLNIYVAVIALLAITALYTVTGGLAAVIYTDTLQTVIMVTGSFILMGFAFNEVGGYENVHDRYMTAIPSITGNISEKCYQPRSDAFHLFRDPLTGDLPWPGMVFGLTIQATWYWCSDQVIVQRCLSAKNLSHVKGGCILCGYLKLLPMFLMVFPGMISRILYSDVVACVDPDECQKYCGATVGCTNIAYPKLVVDLMPNGLRGLMLSVMMASLMSSLTSVFNSASTLFTMDIYTKIRPYSKERELMIAGRVFILVLIGISIAWIPVVQSAQSGQLYDYIQSITSYLTPPVAAVFMLAIFCKRVNESGAFYGLIIGLPIGLSRMITEFAYGTGSCNNPSNCPDIICGVHYLYFGMILFLVSCIIIVGVSLMTQPIDDKHLYRLCWSLRNRTEERVDIDPDNWVNDEEEDNKFQHEEPEEKPGFCKKALMCFCGLEETKAPKLSPEEEAELKKKLTDTSEKPLWKNIVNINAIILLCVAVFFHGYFG; encoded by the exons ATGGTCTGGGATTATTTTGGATTCTCTCGCACTTCAAATAACACAGAAGATGAATCCCCCACAGCGGCTCTCAACAATCCAGCAGACATCTCTGTTATTGTCATTTACTTTCTGATTGTTTTAGTTGTGGGAGTTTGG GCTATGGTCCGCACCAATCGATCCACTGTGGGTGGCTTCTTCCTTGCAGGGAGGAGTATGGTGTGGTGGCTG atcgGAGCGTCGCTCTTTGCCAGCAACATTGGCAGCGGCCACTTTGTAGGGATCGCCGGTACTGGTGCGGCTGCTGGAATAGCCGTTAGTGGATTTGAATGGAAC GCTATTATTGTTGTCGTTATTCTAGGATGGCTCTTTGTACCAATCTACATCAAAGCCGGG GTTGTCACCATGCCTGAGTACTTGAAGAAGAGGTTCGGAGGACAGCGAATTCGCATCTATCTCTCTGTGCTCTCCCTCTTCCTCTACATCTTCACAAAAATCTCT GCCGACATGTTCTCTGGTGCCATTTTTATCCAGCAGGCTCTTGGACTGAATATCTACGTTGCTGTTATCGCTCTACTGGCAATCACTGCACTGTACACCGTCACAG GTGGACTGGCGGCAGTGATATACACAGACACCTTACAGACCGTCATTATGGTTACTGGATCCTTCATTCTCATGGGTTTTG CTTTCAATGAAGTGGGGGGCTATGAAAATGTCCACGATCGCTACATGACTGCAATTCCCTCAATCACCGGTAACATCAGCGAAAAGTGCTACCAGCCTCGGTCAGACGCCTTCCACCTTTTCAGAGATCCATTAACTGGAGACTTGCCTTGGCCTGGCATGGTGTTTGGACTCACCATTCAGGCTACCTGGTACTGGTGCTCAGATCAG GTGATTGTCCAGCGTTGCCTCTCAGCCAAGAATCTCTCTCATGTTAAAGGAGGTTGCATTTTGTGTGGCTACCTGAAGCTGTTGCCAATGTTTCTCATGGTTTTTCCTGGAATGATAAGCAGGATCTTGTATTCTG ATGTGGTGGCATGTGTGGACCCAGATGAATGTCAAAAATACTGTGGAGCTACTGTAGGATGCACCAACATTGCCTATCCCAAACTTGTGGTTGATCTTATGCCCAATG GTCTGAGGGGTTTGATGCTGTCTGTGATGATGGCCTCTCTAATGAGCTCCCTTACCTCAGTTTTTAACAGTGCTAGTACTCTCTTCACCATGGACATCTATACTAAGATCCGTCCCTATTCCAAAGAGAGGGAACTGATGATTGCTGGCAG GGTGTTTATCTTGGTCCTGATTGGAATAAGTATAGCCTGGATCCCTGTGGTGCAGTCAGCCCAGAGTGGTCAACTCTATGACTACATCCAGTCAATCACCAGCTATCTTACTCCACCTGTGGCCGCCGTCTTCATGCTCGCCATCTTTTGTAAAAGAGTTAATGAATCT GGTGCCTTTTATGGACTCATCATTGGCCTGCCAATAGGATTATCCAGGATGATCACAGAGTTTGCATACGGGACAGGGAGTTGCAATAACCCGAGTAATTGTCCTGACATCATCTGTGGAGTGCACTACCTCTACTTTGGGATGATCCTGTTTCTTGTCTCTTGCATCATCATAGTTGGAGTCTCCCTAATGACCCAGCCCATCGATGACAAGCAT CTGTATCGATTGTGCTGGAGTCTGAGGAACCGTACGGAGGAAAGAGTGGACATTGACCCGGATAATTGGGTTAATGATGAGGAAGAGGACAACAAATTTCAACATGAAG AACCTGAGGAGAAACCAGGCTTCTGCAAGAAAGCACTCATGTGCTTCTGCGGACTGGAGGAGACAAAAGCACCAAAACTGAGTCCAGAGGAGGAGGCAGAATTGAAGAAAAAGCTCACAGACACATCAGAGAAGCCTCTCTGGAAGAACATTGTCAACATAAACGCCATCATTCTcctgtgtgtggctgtgttctTTCACGGATACTTCGGTTAG